Part of the Eshraghiella crossota genome is shown below.
TAGCACTCATCAGCCGCTCCAAACATTTCCAAATCATTTATTCCGTCACCAAATACCACAACGTAATCGCTTTTGGTAATCTGTTTAAGTTTTTTAACAGCGCTTGCCTTTGTAACATCTTTTGGCATAATTTCAAGCCATTGCTCATCAGAATAAATATCCCTCTGATAAACGCAATGATATATGTCTTTATATTTATCATAAAACGGTTTAATTTTTTCCGGTGTTTCAATACAGGTAATATAAAAAATATTACCCGCCACAAGTTCTTCTTCCGAATCCACAATTCTTTTTCTCTCATCATTTCTTGATGCAGCAAAATCCAAAATGGTCTTTGAACTTTTTGAGGGATAATATGAGAATCGTTCTTTGCCGCCAACTATTGAATATACAATCGGATATACTCCCTCTGAAAACAATTCCCATAATAAATTATACACATTCCTGTCAAAATAGGTTGCATGCAGCACTTCATGCGTACAATTGTCCACAATAAAAGCACCATTATATGTAATTACCGGTATTTTAGCATCTAATCCTTTGGTCACTTTGGATGATGTGTAAATAGACCTTGCTGTCGCATAAGAAAAAACTATGCCTTTTTCGGTTAAGGAATTAATAACTTCGTTGGTATATTCAGATGTAGTCTGGTTACTTCTTAATAATGTACCGTCCAAATCGGATACATATAGAGTTTTGTTTTTCATATATTTGCTCATCATCCTTTGTATTCATACCATTATCAATTTCTATTTCTGCTGCCATACCATTACATAATTCAACAGAATTTTGCCAATGCCCTGCGACTGCATTGCCTCAGAA
Proteins encoded:
- a CDS encoding Cof-type HAD-IIB family hydrolase, which codes for MKNKTLYVSDLDGTLLRSNQTTSEYTNEVINSLTEKGIVFSYATARSIYTSSKVTKGLDAKIPVITYNGAFIVDNCTHEVLHATYFDRNVYNLLWELFSEGVYPIVYSIVGGKERFSYYPSKSSKTILDFAASRNDERKRIVDSEEELVAGNIFYITCIETPEKIKPFYDKYKDIYHCVYQRDIYSDEQWLEIMPKDVTKASAVKKLKQITKSDYVVVFGDGINDLEMFGAADECYAMANAEPELKAVATNIIESNDNDGVAHWLAEKEI